The region TCGTAAAGACTTCGGCCTGAATTCTTTTGCTTTTAGTGGTAATTCCAGTAAAGTGCTGATTGACTCTTTTTTTAATGTTTTGGCTTTTGCCAATGTAAATTAAAGTTCCGTCTTCCTTGTAGATGTAATATACTCCAGTTTTAGCCGGCATTTGATTTAAAATATCTAAGAATTTTGGAGAAATTCCTTTTTCTACTTCGAGTTTTATAAAATCCTTTACGATGGTTTTTTCGACATCTTTTTCTAAAAGCATTTTGAAAAGCTTAGTTGTAGCCATAGCGTCTCCGCTGGCACGATGTCTGTCTGCCATTGGAATTCCTAATGAACGCACCAATTTTCCTAAACTGTAAGAGGGTTGTTCTGGAATTAACTTTTTAGCTAATTCTACAGTACAGAGTGTTTTGGCTTCAAAATCGTAGCCTAAACGTCTGAATTCTGTACGTAGGATTCTATAGTCAAATGAAGCATTGTGAGCTACAATTACGCAATCTGTGGTGATTTCTATAATACGTTTGGCTACTTCATAAAACTTTGGAGCAGAACGCAACATGGCATTATTTATCCCGGTCAGTTTTACTACGAAGGGCTGAATCGGAATTTCAGGATTGACAAGGCTAATGAATTGATCAACTACTTCATGTCCATCAAATTTATAGATGGCGATTTCGGTAATTCCTTCTTCATTAAATTGTCCTCCGGTGGTTTCTATGTCAAGTATTGCGTACAAATTCAGTATTCAGTGTTCAGATTCGATTGAAATCGAAATTAGTGTTCAGTTTTTCTGTAAAGACACAAATGCTTCCTTACGATTGTGGTTTAAAAAATTATCTTCCTCCAAAAATATTACTTCCAATGCGAACCATTGTGCTTCCGCATTCTATTGCTAGTTTATAATCTCCGGACATTCCCATTGATATAGTATTCAGTTGGCAGTTTTCAGTTTTCAGTTCTTTTATCGAATCAAAAATCGATTTTAAATGGGTAAATTCTTTTTTAATTTGGTTTTGGTCTTCTGTGAAGGTTGCCATTCCCATTAAACCTAAGATACGAATATTTTTCAAGTCTTTGAACTCCGAAGAAGTTAAAAGTTCATTTAATTCGTTTTCGTCCAAACCAAATTTGGATTCTTCTTCGGCAATATAAATTTGAAGAAGACAATCTATAGTTCTATTATTTTTTAAAGCTTGTTTGTTGATTTCCTGTAATAATTTCAAACTGTCAACGCCGTGAATTAAATTCACATAAGGCGCCATAAATTTGACTTTATTCGACTGAACATGACCAATCATATGCCATTGAATGTCTTTTGGCATTTGCTCCCATTTTTCAGTCATTTCCTGAATTTTGTTTTCTCCAAAAATGCGCTGACCAGCTTCGTAAGCCTGCATCAAATCGGATACAGGTTTTGTTTTTGAAACGGCAACTAGAGTTACGTGCTCAGGTAAAGTAGCTTTAATTGTATTTAAATTCGATTGAATCGACATAATAATTCTTTTTATAAAAACTGCTTAGAGATTTTCTCAGCCTTTTTGTTTTCGCTATAATCATAAAATCCTGCACCAGATTTTACTCCCAGTTTTCCAGCTCTCACCATATTTACTAAAAGTGGACAAGGAGCATATTTAGGATTTTTGAATCCATCGTACATTACATTTAAAATGGCAAGACAAACATCAAGACCAATAAAATCGGCTAATTGTAATGGTCCCATTGGATGCCCCATTCCTAATTTCATAACGGTGTCAATTTCGTAAACACCAGCAACTTTATTGTATAACGTTTCGATTGCTTCGTTTAGCATTGGCATTAAAATTCTGTTTGCTACGAAACCTGGATAATCGTTTACTTCAACAGGAACTTTACCTAATTTTTCAGCTAAATCCATTATGATTTTGGTTACTTCATCGCTCGTATTATAGCCTCGAATGATTTCAACCAATTTCATAATTGGTACCGGATTCATAAAATGCATTCCGATAACACGCTCAGGATGTGCTACAACAGCTCCGATTTGTGTAATTGATATAGAAGAAGTATTAGTTGCTAAAATCGTATTATGAGAACAGTATTCGTTTAATTGTTTGAAAATGTTCAGTTTTAATTCAACGTTTTCAGTTGCTGCTTCTACAACTAAATCAACGCCAACAAGACCATCTTTTAAATCTGTATAAGTAATAATATTAGTGATTGTTTTCGCAACATCTTCCTGAGTGATTGTTCCTTTTGCAAGCATACGCTCCAAATTGCCTGCAATAGTTGCCATTCCTTTATCTAATGATTTTTCTGAAACGTCGATTAATTTTACGGTGAATCCGCTTTGTGCAAAAGTATGGGCAATTCCGTTACCCATTGTTCCTGCGCCAATTACAGCTATTGTTTTCATTTTTTGCTAGATATTTTTTTATGATTTAGCCACGAAATCACCAATTAATTCGTGAATTCGTGGCTAATTATTTTGATTTTTTTTCTAATTATTTATCGAAACACTCAATAATTTGATACGCCACGCGCAATGCGTCTGTAGCTTGTTCAAGTGTAACAACTGGAGTTGTATTATTGTTAATGGCATCTGCAAACGAATTTAATTCGTCTAAGATAGCATTGTTTTGTTCCACATCTGGATTGGTGAAATAGATTTGTTTTTTTACGCCTTCTGCATTCTGCAAAATCATATCAAAATCTCCAGGAACTTCAGGTGCGTCTTTCATACGAACGACTTCACATTTTTTCTCTAAAAAGTCAACTGAGATGTAGGCATCTTTTTGAAAGAAACGAGATTTTCGCATGTTTTTCATTGAAATTCTGCTGGCTGTTAAATTGGCAACACAACCATTTTCGAATTCGATTCTGGCGTTGGCTATATCAGGCGTTTCACTAATAACCGAAACGCCACTTGCGTTTATACTTTTAACTTTAGATTTTACAACGCTTAAAATTGCATCGATATCATGAATCATTAAATCTAAAACTACAGGAACGTCTGTACCACGTGGGTTAAACTCTGCCAAACGATGCGTTTCTATAAACATCGGGTTTTCGATCATTTCTTTTGTAGCGATAAAAGCAGGGTTAAAGCGCTCTACGTGACCAACTTGTCCTTTTACGTTGTATTCATTTGCTAAAGCAATAATTTCTTCGGCTTCTTCAACTGTATTGGCAATTGGTTTTTCAATAAAGATATGTTTTCCTGATTTGATGGCAACTTTAGCGCATTTGTAGTGCGAAAGCGTAGGAGTAACAATGTCAATCACGTCGACAGCGTGAATAAGTTTTGCAATTGTGCTGAAATTTTTATAGCCAAATTCTTTTGAGATTCTTTCGGCATTTTCTTGATTTTCGTCGTAAAATCCAACTAATTCGTATTTGTCAGATTGTTGTAAT is a window of Flavobacterium crocinum DNA encoding:
- a CDS encoding exonuclease domain-containing protein; this translates as MYAILDIETTGGQFNEEGITEIAIYKFDGHEVVDQFISLVNPEIPIQPFVVKLTGINNAMLRSAPKFYEVAKRIIEITTDCVIVAHNASFDYRILRTEFRRLGYDFEAKTLCTVELAKKLIPEQPSYSLGKLVRSLGIPMADRHRASGDAMATTKLFKMLLEKDVEKTIVKDFIKLEVEKGISPKFLDILNQMPAKTGVYYIYKEDGTLIYIGKSQNIKKRVNQHFTGITTKSKRIQAEVFTITYDETGSELIALLKESQEVKINRPRYNRSQKKSVFPFALYAEKDSNGYINLKLEKADGRKKEITSYASLQEGKNALFKITAKYHLCQKLTGLYQTKKECFQYTIKECDGACIGKVTPEIYNLRVQQFISENSFENKSMILVDRGRNVNERSAILIENGIYKGYAYYDLNYQITNIDILKNILVPMQHNRDVKNIIQSYIRKSKSLKILHF
- a CDS encoding YggS family pyridoxal phosphate-dependent enzyme encodes the protein MSIQSNLNTIKATLPEHVTLVAVSKTKPVSDLMQAYEAGQRIFGENKIQEMTEKWEQMPKDIQWHMIGHVQSNKVKFMAPYVNLIHGVDSLKLLQEINKQALKNNRTIDCLLQIYIAEEESKFGLDENELNELLTSSEFKDLKNIRILGLMGMATFTEDQNQIKKEFTHLKSIFDSIKELKTENCQLNTISMGMSGDYKLAIECGSTMVRIGSNIFGGR
- a CDS encoding 3-hydroxyacyl-CoA dehydrogenase family protein translates to MKTIAVIGAGTMGNGIAHTFAQSGFTVKLIDVSEKSLDKGMATIAGNLERMLAKGTITQEDVAKTITNIITYTDLKDGLVGVDLVVEAATENVELKLNIFKQLNEYCSHNTILATNTSSISITQIGAVVAHPERVIGMHFMNPVPIMKLVEIIRGYNTSDEVTKIIMDLAEKLGKVPVEVNDYPGFVANRILMPMLNEAIETLYNKVAGVYEIDTVMKLGMGHPMGPLQLADFIGLDVCLAILNVMYDGFKNPKYAPCPLLVNMVRAGKLGVKSGAGFYDYSENKKAEKISKQFL
- a CDS encoding Gfo/Idh/MocA family protein — encoded protein: MLKVGVLGAGHLGKIHLRLLQQSDKYELVGFYDENQENAERISKEFGYKNFSTIAKLIHAVDVIDIVTPTLSHYKCAKVAIKSGKHIFIEKPIANTVEEAEEIIALANEYNVKGQVGHVERFNPAFIATKEMIENPMFIETHRLAEFNPRGTDVPVVLDLMIHDIDAILSVVKSKVKSINASGVSVISETPDIANARIEFENGCVANLTASRISMKNMRKSRFFQKDAYISVDFLEKKCEVVRMKDAPEVPGDFDMILQNAEGVKKQIYFTNPDVEQNNAILDELNSFADAINNNTTPVVTLEQATDALRVAYQIIECFDK